DNA from Prunus persica cultivar Lovell chromosome G6, Prunus_persica_NCBIv2, whole genome shotgun sequence:
GTTGCAGAAACATATGTGGGGTGTAGTgagcaattttaattttaaatttaaatttttttgtccttAACGGTAATTATGTACAAGAGTAAAATAGATTATTCatgttttaaattaatatgGAGTGCAAAGAGCAAATAATGGGGTGCCAATAAAATCTCCCTTTcataaattagattaatttagactCTTGTTTGTATAAGTGCACGTAATTATCAGGACATCATTCTCTCATTTTAAGTTACTGTTAAATAATGCTCTTCTAATTACACAGGCATAATATAATAACAGTAAACTGAGAttaactattattttaaataaaaaaatcctcaCGTGcttttctccaatttctctttattccaaattttctcttttttctctctatttcCCCAGCAATGACGGGGTTACATGCGTAGCATACCGCAGTGAACCTATTTCCACACGAGCTTAAAGTTAGAAGAGataaattttacaaaaatataaaagagtTTATGATGACTTTTTTAGAGTGCCAACAATAGTTCTGGTCTTAAAATTGCttttatatataacaaaaattgATGTTTTGTGTTTGCAGATCGGAAAACCCATTTtaacaaattaaacaacatcaaaatcataatttttgtttatccaAAGAGTGGCCTATGTTtaccaaaataatttttgtttatcgaAATAATTCCATGGCGTTCGAGTGTGGGTGTCTTTAAGCTTTGATGTTATGAGTTTTGGTATTACACATTACACTATGATGCAATTTACTCAGAGTGGCATATCTTTAGTGATGCATATGTGATTGGCATGCATTGATTTTTATTAGCCTGTTAAAGTGGTGTCTTTAAAGACTTTGTTTTGCAATAAACGTTTGTGGGTATCGTGACTGGTAAACCCTCAAGAGACACAACTCCTCCTACTAGAGACATCTAGAGGTTTAACGGCTTGTGGCACATGCTAAGTGCCATCAAGTTTACCTGCGAAAGTGGTTtagttagtttttgttttgtgtttgttttaatttctaattttgctcgaggactagcaaaagATAGGTTTGAGGTAGTTTGATAAGTGTATTAtttcctatatttttataccttTTATATATAGGTTTTGTAgggaaagttaattaaaaagtgTATTATTACTTTACTTTCCTTATTTTCAGCTATTATGCGCTCTTGGAAGGATCTCAACTgaaaattgactttttgaaTGAATTTTAGTGCAAGGCCAATTGTAGAAGAAAGCTAAGACATTGAAGATCATTGTATCAAAGTTTCGTAATTTTCTACTAAGCCAAATGCTCCAGACCTGCAAGTCAAGACAGCCTAAGTTGAAATTCCGTCAGAACTGCACTGCTGTGGAAGATTGAAGATTTGAATAGCTTTCCGATTTTTCCTAGTGGCATGTAATATATGCTTGGAAAGCTTAGAGATAAAGCTAcgtttctcatatttttccaGAATTTTCTAGGAAGTGGAACGACCCCAAAACGTGCATGCAAGTTGGCTGACGTGTTTCCTAGTCAAAAGAAGGATTCTTTCCTAGTTTGTTTCCTTAATTGTTTgagattttgttttgctttaggAGAGTTTTTCTAGACCTTTTTGAAGTAGGGTTTAGTTGTTTTATACTATATAAGGTCACCCTAGGATCTCTTCATACGATCATCTTTTCCATCATCTCCCCATATACAACTTTCATACACccacaaatataaatatatcagagagagagccaagaatTTGTTGTCGCTGTGTTGCTGTGGAGAATCCAGAGATCAAGTCCATCTGCCAAATCAGTTTTATGACAACAATTCTcttgtttatcttttcttttgtcatgaactaattttCCTTGAtagggctacgatgtagcctaaccatgaatacttaatttttatagttatattaatttctgattattaTCCTATGTTGAGTATTTGTTACtgttcttaattaatgatttaaatatctagctaatatttaattgattatcCAAGCGGAGACCGAGAGgagatgtttggtgtttgcttcttgtaacaaataccatgacttgaatgagtgcccgagagggactaacatgactcatgcagttttcttataggttctcatagaacttaatgggttcttgGTTTTCTAAATCCGTTGCTCGAGAGAGAATGTGTTGTTAATTGAGAATACTTTTGGTTGAGCCCGAGAGGGGATATCGAATGAATTAGGAGAAACCAACTGTCAACATGGATAGTAATTAGGGTTAATTGGCAATAGGAATTAAGTAGAATTGGTTATGGTGAAATCGGATGCTCTAGTGTCTCATCAACTTGATTTTCcaacattaattaaattgctatttttcataattgttttagCTTACTTAAGTCAATCAATCTTCTTAATCAACTATTCAAataaattctaaattaatcataattggtagttaataggaaattacagtcttcgtgggaacgacactctacttatttctatatttctTGTACGAATTGTGCGCttgcaataatttcacaacaaGTATGCTGATGATGGATATGTACATAGAATGATGAAAAGTAGAAGACATATGTTGTCTAATAATGGACTGTTCTAAATAAGTGTTGTTTCTTTTTACATCTTTGGATCATATTCTTTGATGCACTCTGACATACAAACTAGATGAAATATGTGACAGAAAGAATCAGATTAAACTACTTGGTATCAAAACTCGAAAAGTATCACCAAAATGCAGCTTGTCTATTCCGGGGAAGCTTCCTTTTTCGTCGGCGATGTTTCCTCTTTGGCATCCTGTGATGGTGATGGTTCCTTTTTGGTAtctggtgatggtgatggttcCTTTTTGGTATAAGTAGTACTTCTCTTTATAAGATCTCCAAATCTTCGCAGCAatgctttcttcttccttgaaTTTTCAGCTTGAGTCCCATCTAGATGATCATAATCATCTGAATGGAGTGTTTCTCCATCATCTGTGAATGTGAAAGAAGAATTTCTCCGGTGATGCGTAGCTGAGCCTGGCGAATCTACCTCGAATATCGAGCCTTTGAGAGCCTCATCTATTTCAATCtcatgatcatcatcatcaacttcctcgtgtgtgtttgaaattttgagcTCCTTAAGATTGAAACTGAAAACTTTGCCAAATAAGCCTCCATTTTGAGATGCTGCAGCCTCCTTATCCTCCTTTGATGATGTTTTCTCTTTATCTTCCTTTTTGGCATCCCCTGACATTGGTGGTTTCTCTTTACCAGCATCCTCCTTTTTTAACTCCTTCAGTGGTTTTTTCTCCTTGACCTCCTTCTTCACTTCCTTTGAAGATAGTTTCTCCTTAGCCTCCTTTTTCGACTCCTTATCCTTTGATGGTGttttctccttctcctctTTCTTACCATCCTTTTCCTTTGATGGCgatttctctttctcctccttCTTCGACGATTCAATGAGCAACCGCTTTAACTCCTTAATGTTTTCATGAGCTGCAATTTCATTTACCCTATAATTTTCGTTTTCGCGGGTAAGGAAATTCAAGGCATCCTCCTTTTCAGTCAGGGTATCTTTCAGCTGAGAATTTTCGGCTTGAGCAATGGCTGTAGCTCCTTTTGCAACATTTGCTTCATTTAAGGCCTGTTTAAGTATGTCTCGCAACTTGCTATTTTCCTCCTTTGATACCATGGCCCTGTTATCCGTCTCCAGAAGCAACTCATGCAATCTAAAGTTCTCTTGCTGTGCAGCATATCTATCTTCTTCAGCTCTTCTAATGCAATCAACAAAACCAGTTTCTTTCCCGCTCCATGCCAAAACTGACTCCTCGTGTTCTATTTTCAACCTGGCAGCAGTATTTTTGTACCTCTCAGCTTCTTTCTTTGCTTCATCCAATAGTGCTTTATAACTTTCCTCACTGCTCTTTAACATCGTATTCAAGCATTCTTCTTGTGATCTTGAGTGCTCTAACTCTGCTTGGGTCACGCAGAGTTTATCCTTCAACTGGTTGGCTTCTGTTGCAACTTCTTTCAGTGCAAAAGCCAAGTCATCCATTGCCTTCTTTCCGTTTTCTTCAGCTTCCGCTGTCAACTTCAGTTCACGTTTAAGCACTCCCATCTCCTCAAGTAATTTCTGAGCCTTGGATGAAGCAAGTTGCTCCTTCTTTTGGGCATCAACCAGACTCTCCTTTGTTAGCTGAATCTCAGACTTTAGACTCTCTAATTCCTCCTCCTTGGAAAGATTATTTTCGAGTTGATCATGATAATGAGACGTACTACGCTCTTGACTATTTTGAGCAGATTCATCTTCCCCTTTCtccaatttgtttttaatcgAAGCAATCTCAAACTTTGCCTCTTCAAGAAAAACCTTGGTTTGCTCAAGTTGGTTTGTCTGGGTGATCAATGAATCAAGAATTCTTGCTTCTGATTGCTTTCTCTTCTCTATTTCCATCTCCAACTCCCGAATTCTCTCGTCACTTTCGGACAATAAAGCCGTCATGTCAGCCTCAGAGGTTTCCACATTCTCTGCCAGTTTGAGCTCCAATTCCCGAATTATTCCTTCCCCTTCGGACAATAAAGCTTTGGTGTGAGCGTCAGAGGTTTCCACATTCTCTGCCAGTTTGTGCTCCAATTCCTGAATTCTTCCTTCACTCTCAGACAATAAAGTCTTTGTGTGAGCCTCTGCCTCAGAGGACTTCATAACCTCTGCCAGTTTGACCTCCAATTCCTGAATTCTTACTTCCCTTTCAGACAATAAAGACTTCATGCGGGCCTCTGAGGTTTCCACCTTCTCTGCCAGTTTGAGCTCCAATTCCTGAATTCTTCCTTCCCTTTCAGACAATAAAGCCTTGGTGTGGGGCTCGGAGGTTTCCACCTTCTCTGCCAGTTTGAGCTCCAAATCCCGAACTTTTTTTTCGCTTGCAAACAACAAAGCCTTTGTGTGAGCCTCTGCCTCAGAGGACTTCAAATTCTCTGCCAGTTTGACCTCCAATTCCCgaattctttttttactttcgGCTAACAAGGCCTTTGTCTGAGCCTCGGAGATTTTTGCATTATCTGCTTTGAGCTCCAATTCACGAATTCGTTCTGCGCCTTGAGACAGCAAAGTCTGTGTGTGAGCCTCGGAGGTTTTCGCATTCTTTGCCAGTTTGAGCTCCACATCTTTGGCCTTTCCAAGTTCAAGTTTCAAAGACTCAATATTCTCCTCTTTACTCTTCAAATCTTGCCTTGCATCAGACAATAAATCCTTCACCGAATTCAATTCCGAATGCACCCCAGCTCCCTCCTGAGTTGACAATTCTTCACTAAGCCTCATGTTAGCCGCATCTGCCAcctttttcatctctctctgtTCATCAACTGCCCGATCTGTTTGTACCTCCTTTGTCTGCAATTGCTCTTTCAGCTCCTCTTCAGGTTGCTCCATTATTTGTTGCTGCATCTCCGAAGCTCGAGCGATCTGTTTCTACCATGAACACACAAAACACCCATcaccaaacaaattaaaatccaaAGCAAAAAAAccatcaaagaaaaatataaaaaattggcaTGGTCAATCCAATCCCTTAGAATCCTTTAAAACAGTTATGAACATGGATATTGACTTTGAAAAAAGTTCCATACGAATAAAAACCCTGTTCTCAATCAAAGCAAAAACAATGAAACGGGATCAATACCAAATGCAAATTTGTAGCTTAGAGGGCTTTCTTGAGGACTTTGATGCAGAGCAGAGATGGTCTTGAATTTCATATGACCAAAGAAAGCTTCTTTGGTTGAATTTCAAAAGATCCAGATCAGAAAAGCAGGAATATTTCACAGATTGAACGTCAAAGGCATGAATTAACGAAAGTTGAGAAAAGCAATGGAACAGtggacaaagaaagaaaaaaagacacaACCCAACAACGTTAAAAGCCTAATGAATGAGAttaacacaaaagaaagagataatTAATACAGAAAAAAAGCATTGGAATtttcaaggaaaaagaaaagtacctTAGCCTCGGTCTGGAGGTGCCATGTTTGATTATGGTGAAGAACGTTGTTGGGACGGGATTTTCTATTTTGGGAAAGTCActaaaatgattttggtggAAAAGTCCGAGGTTGGCGGGTTTTCCACTGAAGGGAACCTATTTGGCGGGT
Protein-coding regions in this window:
- the LOC18773121 gene encoding WEB family protein At5g16730, chloroplastic, with protein sequence MQQQIMEQPEEELKEQLQTKEVQTDRAVDEQREMKKVADAANMRLSEELSTQEGAGVHSELNSVKDLLSDARQDLKSKEENIESLKLELGKAKDVELKLAKNAKTSEAHTQTLLSQGAERIRELELKADNAKISEAQTKALLAESKKRIRELEVKLAENLKSSEAEAHTKALLFASEKKVRDLELKLAEKVETSEPHTKALLSEREGRIQELELKLAEKVETSEARMKSLLSEREVRIQELEVKLAEVMKSSEAEAHTKTLLSESEGRIQELEHKLAENVETSDAHTKALLSEGEGIIRELELKLAENVETSEADMTALLSESDERIRELEMEIEKRKQSEARILDSLITQTNQLEQTKVFLEEAKFEIASIKNKLEKGEDESAQNSQERSTSHYHDQLENNLSKEEELESLKSEIQLTKESLVDAQKKEQLASSKAQKLLEEMGVLKRELKLTAEAEENGKKAMDDLAFALKEVATEANQLKDKLCVTQAELEHSRSQEECLNTMLKSSEESYKALLDEAKKEAERYKNTAARLKIEHEESVLAWSGKETGFVDCIRRAEEDRYAAQQENFRLHELLLETDNRAMVSKEENSKLRDILKQALNEANVAKGATAIAQAENSQLKDTLTEKEDALNFLTRENENYRVNEIAAHENIKELKRLLIESSKKEEKEKSPSKEKDGKKEEKEKTPSKDKESKKEAKEKLSSKEVKKEVKEKKPLKELKKEDAGKEKPPMSGDAKKEDKEKTSSKEDKEAAASQNGGLFGKVFSFNLKELKISNTHEEVDDDDHEIEIDEALKGSIFEVDSPGSATHHRRNSSFTFTDDGETLHSDDYDHLDGTQAENSRKKKALLRRFGDLIKRSTTYTKKEPSPSPDTKKEPSPSQDAKEETSPTKKEASPE